The sequence TTTCGGTTGTTTCTACACAGGCCCGGTGCCCACCATCTTAGTGGGCAGACATCTGTGACACCACGTTGACGAAGTAGACGCCACCGATAATGAGGCCAATTCCGAGAAGGCCTGCCAGATCAACTGGTTCATCAAAAATAACGGCCCCGATACCTGCCACACCGACAATACCCAATGCTGCCCATGTCCCATAGACGACACCCATCGGTAATTCCTCTAACGTGAGGGATAGTAGATAGAACGCTGCCCCATATCCGAGGACAACCCCAATACTGGGAACCGGTTGTGAAAATCCCTCCGAGAGTTTGAGGGCAGTTGTCCCGAATAATTCGGAGAGTATTGCACCAGCGAGCAGTACGTATGGATGCATATCGTTAGGTCTCGAAGCCCCCAAGATACGACTATTGGGCTCTGTTGAATCACTAGACGGCGACGGGATCGGTCGCTAAACCAAAGGCGTTGAAGCGAGAGACTTGTGTTAGCTATGACCCAAATCTCCCGCTTCACCGAGCGGTGCGTCTTGGTGGCTCAAAACGTTACTGGCGATGGAGACGAATCCGCCGCCCCGAACGGTGGCGGCGGATTCGCCGATTATGCCCTCGTATCGCTTCACTGTCTCCGGATTTACCTCGATACCACTTATCGGATGACCATCGACCTCCTGCAAGAGATGCCACAAATACTTCGGGAGATCGG is a genomic window of Halococcus salsus containing:
- a CDS encoding DMT family transporter, with the translated sequence MHPYVLLAGAILSELFGTTALKLSEGFSQPVPSIGVVLGYGAAFYLLSLTLEELPMGVVYGTWAALGIVGVAGIGAVIFDEPVDLAGLLGIGLIIGGVYFVNVVSQMSAH